The following are encoded together in the Pseudoalteromonas piscicida genome:
- a CDS encoding PLP-dependent decarboxylase — MTWLSTSQRTAAEALIQQQDTPFFCYDLDKLSAHVKPLVDQQIVKLWYAVKANPLSHIIQTLDNAGFNFDVASSGELDQVLSQGIAPERVLNTGPAKSLKQIRHFATQGVRIFVAESHNQVRWLNQVAEEFELQFEVLLRVQLRFDKAEHNPLGGNTLTPFGLGAEQWQALTLSDYTHLDFVGLHIFQWGNMLCSDTLAELWQAMVAPLVQLSADLGITLKVLDLGGGLGIPYDTQSPSLDWQKLVDTLALIKSATQVDELWMELGRYAVGECGFYLNPVVEQKQNYGEQQLIVAGGVNHLLRPAVTAQAFPAELLRQSQAESSEFHIHGPLCTALDKLGTLALPSDSADGDWLVFSQCGAYGYTESMPFFLCHELPAEYIISAGEISCVREAEPASSYLR, encoded by the coding sequence ATGACTTGGTTGAGCACGTCACAGCGAACCGCAGCTGAGGCATTGATCCAGCAACAGGATACGCCATTCTTTTGCTACGATTTAGACAAGCTAAGTGCACATGTTAAGCCCTTAGTTGATCAGCAAATCGTTAAGCTTTGGTATGCCGTCAAAGCGAATCCGCTATCACATATCATTCAAACCCTAGATAACGCTGGGTTTAACTTTGATGTGGCATCTAGCGGCGAGCTTGATCAGGTGTTATCTCAAGGGATCGCACCTGAACGCGTGCTCAACACCGGCCCTGCCAAATCACTAAAGCAGATCCGTCACTTTGCGACACAAGGCGTACGTATTTTCGTGGCCGAAAGTCACAATCAAGTACGCTGGTTAAATCAAGTGGCCGAAGAGTTTGAGCTTCAATTTGAAGTTTTACTGCGGGTGCAATTACGCTTTGATAAAGCAGAGCACAATCCACTTGGTGGCAATACGCTGACTCCTTTTGGCCTTGGCGCTGAGCAGTGGCAAGCTCTAACCTTAAGTGACTACACTCATCTAGACTTTGTCGGCCTGCATATTTTCCAGTGGGGCAATATGCTCTGTAGCGATACACTCGCTGAACTTTGGCAGGCTATGGTTGCACCTTTAGTTCAGCTCTCTGCTGATTTAGGTATTACTCTAAAGGTGCTCGACTTAGGCGGTGGTCTTGGCATCCCCTATGATACGCAAAGCCCTTCTCTTGATTGGCAAAAATTGGTCGACACGCTTGCGCTGATTAAATCCGCCACGCAAGTAGATGAATTATGGATGGAGTTAGGCCGCTATGCGGTTGGCGAGTGTGGCTTTTATCTCAACCCTGTGGTTGAACAAAAACAGAACTACGGTGAGCAGCAACTTATTGTCGCTGGCGGTGTCAACCATCTGCTGCGCCCTGCTGTAACGGCGCAAGCTTTCCCAGCGGAGCTGTTACGCCAATCTCAAGCTGAATCTAGTGAATTTCATATTCATGGCCCTCTTTGCACTGCATTAGATAAGTTGGGCACTCTAGCCTTACCAAGCGACAGTGCCGATGGCGATTGGCTTGTTTTCAGTCAGTGTGGCGCATACGGCTACACCGAAAGTATGCCGTTCTTTCTATGTCATGAGCTCCCTGCAGAGTACATCATCTCAGCTGGAGAAATCAGCTGTGTCCGTGAAGCAGAGCCCGCTTCAAGTTATTTGAGGTAA
- a CDS encoding 2,3,4,5-tetrahydropyridine-2,6-dicarboxylate N-succinyltransferase, producing MSWLTLLNDLENGTVRAATQDEQGHWHANVEVKQGILEAFRNGVNTEFPGGFVDKDNLAPRGFAAQDGVRMVPGGSSVRRGAYVAAGTIIMPPAYVNIGAYIDSGTMVDSHALVGSCAQIGKNVHLSAAVQVGGVLEPVGASPVVVEDDAFIGAGCILVEGVVVKRGAVLAPGVRLSASIPVYDCVNERLLDKGEAIPENAIVIPGSRPASSEWAREQGLSMSCALIVKYRDEQSDASLALEEVLR from the coding sequence ATGAGCTGGTTAACCCTACTAAACGATTTAGAAAATGGCACTGTACGTGCTGCAACACAGGATGAGCAAGGCCATTGGCATGCTAATGTAGAAGTAAAACAAGGGATCCTTGAAGCATTTAGAAATGGCGTAAATACGGAATTCCCGGGTGGTTTTGTTGATAAAGACAACTTAGCACCACGCGGATTTGCTGCACAAGATGGCGTTCGTATGGTTCCTGGCGGAAGCAGTGTAAGACGTGGTGCTTACGTCGCAGCGGGCACAATCATTATGCCACCGGCTTATGTCAACATTGGTGCCTATATTGATTCAGGTACTATGGTAGATAGCCATGCTTTGGTGGGCTCATGCGCACAAATTGGTAAAAACGTACACCTGAGCGCAGCAGTACAAGTGGGCGGTGTATTAGAACCGGTAGGCGCAAGCCCTGTTGTTGTTGAAGACGATGCCTTTATTGGTGCAGGCTGTATACTGGTTGAAGGGGTTGTTGTTAAGCGCGGTGCCGTATTAGCACCGGGTGTACGCCTTTCGGCAAGTATTCCTGTCTATGACTGCGTTAACGAGCGCTTGCTCGACAAAGGTGAAGCCATCCCTGAAAACGCGATAGTGATCCCAGGCTCCCGTCCAGCCTCAAGTGAGTGGGCACGCGAGCAAGGTTTAAGCATGTCATGCGCGCTTATCGTTAAATACCGTGATGAACAAAGTGATGCATCACTGGCGCTGGAAGAGGTTCTACGCTAA
- the dapA gene encoding 4-hydroxy-tetrahydrodipicolinate synthase: MKSQFNLSDYPLWTALVTPFDAENQVDFSALTTLVRDQEQARNGILLLGSTGEGLALTQQEQQQIVEFVCQLAPSVPLMVAVGGSNLEQQTQWVRFCNTQPIHALLLGSPIYAKPGKVGLAHWFSTLLDESHNPCMLYNVPGRSAVAIAPELLGELASHPNLWALKEASGDIATFEAFRQAAPDVAIYSGDDGLMPYFAQAGAMGLVSVAANAWPQQTAEFVRRSLSGTSPNLFTIWSEAANSLFAVANPIPVKVLMHLQGKLASPNLRPPLTHLELTHTDAITRANETILSWN; encoded by the coding sequence ATGAAATCACAATTCAACTTATCTGACTATCCGTTGTGGACGGCTTTAGTAACGCCTTTTGATGCTGAAAATCAGGTTGATTTTAGCGCATTAACAACGCTTGTGCGCGATCAAGAGCAAGCTCGTAACGGTATTCTTTTACTAGGCAGTACCGGCGAAGGCCTTGCGCTTACCCAACAAGAGCAGCAACAAATCGTTGAGTTTGTTTGCCAGCTCGCCCCGAGCGTACCGCTAATGGTTGCCGTTGGCGGTAGTAATCTTGAGCAGCAAACACAGTGGGTACGCTTTTGTAATACGCAGCCCATTCATGCGCTTTTACTTGGCTCTCCAATCTACGCAAAGCCCGGTAAAGTTGGTCTGGCGCATTGGTTTAGCACATTACTCGATGAAAGTCATAACCCTTGCATGCTCTACAATGTACCAGGTCGCAGTGCCGTTGCTATTGCCCCTGAACTACTCGGCGAGCTGGCTAGCCACCCTAATCTGTGGGCGCTAAAAGAAGCCAGTGGTGATATTGCCACCTTTGAAGCATTTCGCCAGGCAGCGCCTGATGTCGCAATCTATAGCGGCGACGATGGCTTAATGCCTTACTTTGCACAAGCAGGTGCAATGGGTCTTGTGTCTGTTGCTGCAAACGCATGGCCACAGCAAACTGCGGAGTTTGTAAGGCGCTCTTTAAGCGGTACCTCTCCAAATTTATTTACCATCTGGTCAGAAGCTGCAAACAGCTTATTTGCAGTGGCAAACCCAATTCCAGTGAAAGTGTTAATGCACTTACAAGGCAAGCTGGCAAGTCCAAACTTACGTCCGCCACTGACACATTTGGAACTCACCCATACCGATGCGATCACTCGCGCGAACGAAACGATTTTATCTTGGAACTAA
- a CDS encoding type IV pili methyl-accepting chemotaxis transducer N-terminal domain-containing protein has product MKNKNMPLINKVKNRYIGALLAMAVLLSMAMGIMQYLLYQQTQDAHVINVAGMQRMLSQRIALFCTLGNQGSGDELRQAIDKFESNHEYLTKAESSGRAAYLDEELERLYYQQPVQLDLQSVTFVSLVKTRLQQPTLNWWNKYLLHRSVCSQSSTMRFHYLNSKRGKKQNS; this is encoded by the coding sequence ATGAAAAACAAAAATATGCCGTTAATAAATAAAGTTAAAAATCGTTATATCGGGGCATTACTTGCTATGGCTGTATTGTTGTCAATGGCGATGGGGATTATGCAGTATTTACTGTATCAGCAGACCCAAGACGCGCATGTAATCAATGTTGCGGGGATGCAGCGGATGTTGTCTCAGCGCATCGCGCTTTTTTGTACTCTAGGTAATCAAGGAAGTGGTGATGAACTCCGCCAAGCTATTGATAAATTTGAAAGTAATCATGAGTATTTAACAAAAGCAGAAAGCAGTGGTAGGGCCGCTTACCTGGACGAGGAGCTGGAACGTCTTTACTACCAACAGCCAGTACAGCTGGATTTGCAAAGTGTTACATTTGTCTCTTTGGTGAAAACTCGATTACAACAACCTACCCTCAATTGGTGGAACAAATATTTATTGCATCGCAGCGTTTGCTCCCAAAGCTCAACGATGCGGTTTCACTATTTGAACAGCAAGCGCGGAAAAAAGCAGAATTCGTGA
- a CDS encoding response regulator encodes MRKIELLIWLLGLLLLFIEAKFIFRPMAREIADTFDKLEAAKKLADDALHSKSRFLARVSHELRTPLQAIQGYLDEYLNNRDVQQLQHVKSAAHQLDILLYSVQDFNNLADQEVVIERHQVALREVIKSACIAFQIPAHKKSLAFNLALSNELDVSCYCDCKRIVWLISELLNNAIKFTERGSIQVFADLVVDENSPHLECVIEDTGPGFDYQQLREAVHSEHFQGTQLGLKRCQLLSSALGGRLDFIAKEPTGTRATLRVPIEIDNQPAQAPKLVSANILLVEDNLLNARVIEKMLQPIAKLVTHVEHGERALEVYEVGKFDIVLMDLNMPVMDGFEATERLRALDPTVPILVVTANTNAEDLDKVYALGATAHLYKPLHPDVLHSKVALLLVECGNLVSS; translated from the coding sequence GTGAGAAAAATAGAGCTATTAATCTGGCTACTTGGACTGCTGTTACTGTTTATTGAAGCGAAATTTATATTTCGCCCAATGGCGCGAGAAATTGCTGACACATTCGATAAATTAGAGGCAGCGAAAAAACTGGCTGATGATGCGTTACACTCAAAATCACGATTTTTAGCACGTGTTAGTCATGAACTAAGAACGCCATTGCAGGCCATTCAGGGGTATTTGGATGAATACTTGAATAACCGAGATGTCCAGCAATTACAGCATGTGAAAAGCGCGGCACATCAATTGGATATATTACTTTATTCCGTTCAAGACTTTAATAACCTTGCCGATCAAGAAGTGGTGATTGAGCGTCATCAAGTTGCGTTGCGAGAAGTAATAAAATCAGCCTGTATTGCCTTTCAAATACCCGCACACAAAAAATCCCTAGCCTTTAATTTGGCTTTAAGTAATGAGTTAGATGTGAGCTGTTATTGTGATTGTAAGCGAATTGTTTGGTTGATCAGTGAATTGCTCAACAATGCAATTAAGTTTACCGAACGCGGCAGTATTCAGGTGTTCGCGGATCTAGTTGTGGATGAAAATTCGCCACATTTAGAGTGTGTTATTGAAGATACTGGGCCCGGATTCGACTATCAGCAGTTACGAGAAGCTGTGCATAGCGAGCATTTTCAAGGCACGCAGTTAGGGCTTAAACGTTGCCAATTGCTCTCGTCAGCGCTTGGTGGTCGGCTAGATTTTATTGCGAAGGAGCCAACAGGTACAAGAGCTACCTTGAGAGTACCCATTGAAATTGACAATCAACCGGCACAGGCACCTAAGCTGGTGTCGGCTAATATTTTACTGGTGGAAGATAATTTACTGAATGCTCGCGTGATTGAGAAGATGCTTCAGCCCATAGCCAAATTAGTCACGCATGTAGAGCATGGGGAACGTGCCCTTGAAGTATATGAAGTGGGTAAATTCGACATCGTGCTAATGGATTTAAATATGCCAGTGATGGATGGCTTTGAAGCTACTGAGCGTTTGAGGGCGCTAGATCCGACCGTTCCGATTTTGGTTGTGACCGCAAATACGAATGCGGAGGATTTGGATAAGGTCTACGCACTTGGTGCAACGGCTCATCTATATAAGCCATTACACCCGGATGTGTTGCATAGCAAAGTGGCACTATTATTGGTTGAGTGTGGAAATTTAGTCTCGTCTTAA
- a CDS encoding TraB/GumN family protein: MVKVFSPLFFIYLCLSLFSNLANAEVGLWKIEKDNKASYLFGTVHVGDKQMQGLPVKVKRAIASSDKVMVEVNLEALSPFAIQQRSMPFMLLKNNQTLKGQLSSEVYQELQDYFSKKQIDIALFERYAPWAVMITMLQLEYQKLGFTDTNGIDKQVIAYANEKTIPIGEFETLEYQLEMFSQLSIHSDAMLKETFAQMSDLNTYFLDLVSAWRSGDLEKLSHYYKVSFSDDKYGKLAEQLMIIERNNNWVKVLKKQLPNESIFIAVGALHLVEKYGLIEQLKNNGYSITRL; the protein is encoded by the coding sequence ATGGTTAAAGTCTTTTCGCCATTGTTCTTTATTTATCTTTGCTTAAGCCTTTTCAGCAATCTCGCCAACGCAGAAGTTGGCCTGTGGAAAATAGAAAAGGACAACAAAGCTTCGTACTTATTTGGTACCGTGCACGTCGGTGACAAACAAATGCAAGGTTTACCAGTAAAAGTAAAAAGGGCCATAGCGAGCAGTGATAAAGTCATGGTCGAAGTGAACTTAGAGGCACTTTCTCCATTTGCAATTCAACAGCGCTCCATGCCATTTATGTTGTTAAAGAACAACCAAACACTAAAAGGCCAACTCTCTTCAGAAGTCTATCAGGAGCTGCAAGATTACTTTTCAAAAAAACAAATAGATATCGCCCTATTTGAACGTTATGCGCCATGGGCCGTGATGATAACTATGCTACAACTGGAATATCAAAAGCTTGGATTTACCGATACCAATGGCATCGATAAGCAAGTGATAGCCTACGCAAACGAAAAGACAATCCCAATTGGTGAATTTGAAACTTTAGAATATCAGCTTGAAATGTTCAGTCAGCTGAGTATTCACAGTGATGCTATGCTCAAGGAAACATTTGCACAGATGTCAGATTTGAACACCTACTTTTTAGATTTAGTGTCCGCATGGCGAAGCGGCGACTTAGAGAAGTTATCGCATTACTACAAGGTAAGTTTTTCAGATGATAAATACGGCAAATTAGCTGAACAATTGATGATCATCGAACGCAATAATAACTGGGTGAAAGTGCTTAAAAAACAACTCCCTAATGAATCAATATTTATTGCCGTTGGTGCATTACATCTCGTTGAAAAGTATGGCCTTATTGAGCAGCTTAAAAATAATGGCTATTCAATAACCCGACTATAA
- the ilvG gene encoding acetolactate synthase 2 catalytic subunit: protein MSNSTTGAQLVIKVLEEQGVKHVFGYPGGAIMPIYDALYGAPVKHYLTRHEQGAGFAAVGYARSTGKLGVCFATSGPGATNLITALADAMMDSVPLLAITGQVPTAAIGSDAFQEVDVLGMSLSCTKHSYLVERAEDLAEVLQEAMYLAQSGRPGPVLVDIPKDIQLAKVPFHPFAAPQDEQPRVSQTEVAKANQLLCDAKRPVAYIGGGVQSADAQSQLMQFLEKTHMPAVSTLKALGSVTPDYDYDLGMLGMHGTQAANLAVQQCDLLVCIGARFDDRVTGNLAKFAAGAKVIHLDIDPAEVGKRKPAAASLIADLKQSLPQLECVVTNTEWLETVEALQRQHAWRYDYPGEKVFAPYLLNQLSQKLPNTAVVCCDVGQHQMWVAQHMKFSHPSNHLSSGGAGTMGFGLPAAIGAQIARPDNTVITVSGDGSIMMNIQELATIRRNNLPVKILILDNQRLGMVRQWQQLFFDGRYSETDLSDNPDFVALAAVFGIPGQTITHANQVDDAVDALVNAQGPYILHACIDDKENVWPLVPPGAANDEMMTESLS from the coding sequence ATGAGCAATTCAACAACCGGCGCACAACTTGTTATCAAGGTGCTAGAAGAGCAAGGCGTTAAACACGTATTTGGATACCCAGGTGGTGCCATTATGCCCATTTATGACGCTTTGTATGGCGCGCCAGTTAAGCACTATTTGACTCGCCATGAGCAAGGTGCTGGTTTTGCTGCTGTTGGGTATGCTCGTAGCACTGGCAAGCTTGGGGTTTGTTTCGCCACTTCTGGACCCGGCGCGACAAACCTTATCACCGCACTTGCTGATGCCATGATGGATTCAGTCCCTTTACTGGCTATCACTGGGCAAGTGCCGACCGCTGCGATTGGTTCGGATGCCTTTCAAGAGGTGGATGTACTGGGCATGTCTTTGTCATGTACCAAGCACAGCTACCTGGTTGAGCGAGCGGAAGATTTGGCTGAAGTATTACAAGAAGCCATGTACTTAGCCCAGTCTGGGCGACCGGGTCCTGTGTTGGTTGATATTCCCAAAGATATCCAGTTAGCTAAAGTACCTTTTCATCCTTTTGCTGCGCCACAAGACGAACAGCCGAGGGTTTCGCAAACTGAAGTAGCAAAAGCCAATCAATTATTATGTGATGCTAAACGACCTGTTGCCTACATTGGCGGCGGCGTGCAAAGCGCCGATGCGCAGTCACAGCTGATGCAATTTTTAGAAAAGACCCATATGCCGGCCGTATCGACGCTAAAAGCTTTGGGTAGCGTGACGCCGGATTATGATTATGACTTAGGAATGCTAGGTATGCACGGTACTCAAGCGGCGAACCTGGCGGTTCAGCAATGCGACTTGTTGGTATGTATCGGGGCGCGATTTGATGACCGTGTAACGGGGAATTTGGCAAAGTTTGCTGCAGGGGCAAAGGTGATCCATTTAGATATCGACCCTGCAGAAGTGGGCAAACGTAAACCAGCAGCCGCTTCGCTTATCGCAGACTTAAAACAGTCATTGCCGCAACTTGAATGTGTGGTTACGAATACCGAATGGCTAGAGACCGTCGAAGCACTGCAACGTCAACACGCGTGGCGTTATGACTATCCTGGCGAAAAGGTATTTGCACCGTATTTGTTAAATCAACTTAGCCAAAAGCTACCCAATACAGCGGTAGTGTGCTGCGATGTGGGCCAGCATCAAATGTGGGTAGCCCAGCACATGAAATTCAGCCACCCAAGCAACCACTTAAGTAGCGGTGGAGCAGGTACGATGGGATTTGGCTTACCAGCTGCAATCGGTGCACAGATAGCACGTCCAGATAACACGGTGATCACGGTATCTGGCGATGGCTCTATCATGATGAATATCCAAGAGTTAGCAACCATCCGCCGTAATAACTTACCAGTTAAAATATTGATATTAGATAACCAAAGGCTAGGTATGGTGAGGCAGTGGCAGCAACTCTTTTTTGACGGTCGTTACAGTGAAACCGACCTGTCAGACAATCCAGACTTTGTCGCACTGGCTGCTGTGTTCGGTATTCCTGGGCAGACAATTACTCATGCAAACCAAGTAGATGACGCCGTTGACGCCTTAGTGAATGCGCAAGGGCCCTATATTTTACATGCTTGTATCGACGATAAAGAAAACGTATGGCCGCTTGTTCCACCGGGTGCTGCCAATGATGAAATGATGACGGAGAGCCTTTCATGA
- the ilvM gene encoding acetolactate synthase 2 small subunit, with amino-acid sequence MKHHLTVAVKQQSIAVERFLRVARHRGFRLTNLELQGQDDLFHVKMTVDSDKPIYLLTSQLSKLVEVQAVDLHTLQKQAI; translated from the coding sequence ATGAAACACCATTTAACCGTTGCAGTAAAACAACAGAGCATCGCAGTGGAGCGCTTTTTGCGCGTAGCCAGACATCGCGGATTTCGCTTAACGAATTTAGAATTACAAGGTCAAGATGACTTATTCCACGTCAAAATGACCGTAGATAGTGACAAACCTATCTATTTATTAACCTCACAACTGAGTAAGCTAGTAGAAGTGCAAGCGGTTGACTTGCATACACTACAGAAACAGGCAATTTAG
- a CDS encoding branched-chain amino acid transaminase, whose translation MTQTSEVIWHNGEMVPYFQATTHVLSHALHYGSSVFEGIRAYDTPNGPAVFRLTDHIQRLFDSAKIYRMEIPFTKEEVIAACKETIRANDFTNAYLRPFAFLGHVGLGLNPKSHRADMTVAAMEWGAYLGEEGLAQGVDVCVSSWSRLAPNTMPTAAKAGGNYLSSQLISGEAKRNGYVEGIALDVNGYLSEGAGENLFVVKKGVLYTPPTTACILPGLTRDTIIHLAKKRGYEVREEPIAREALYLADEFFMVGTAAEVVPVRSVDKITVGNGGRGPITEELQQAYFALVKGQADDENGWLEYVNE comes from the coding sequence ATGACACAAACATCAGAAGTAATTTGGCATAACGGTGAAATGGTTCCTTATTTTCAAGCGACCACCCATGTGCTTAGTCATGCTTTACATTATGGCAGCTCAGTTTTTGAAGGGATCCGTGCTTACGATACGCCAAATGGTCCCGCTGTTTTTCGCTTAACCGATCATATTCAACGCCTCTTTGATTCCGCGAAAATCTACCGTATGGAAATTCCTTTTACCAAAGAGGAAGTGATCGCAGCGTGTAAAGAGACGATCCGCGCAAATGACTTTACCAATGCTTACCTTCGTCCATTTGCATTTTTAGGTCATGTAGGCCTTGGTTTAAATCCGAAATCGCACCGTGCAGACATGACCGTTGCAGCGATGGAGTGGGGCGCATACCTCGGTGAAGAAGGCTTAGCGCAAGGTGTTGATGTGTGTGTGTCTTCATGGAGTCGCCTAGCACCAAATACCATGCCTACTGCGGCTAAAGCAGGTGGTAACTATTTGTCTTCACAGCTTATTTCAGGTGAGGCGAAGCGTAATGGTTATGTGGAAGGGATCGCGCTTGATGTTAATGGCTACCTGAGCGAAGGTGCTGGTGAGAACCTGTTTGTAGTGAAAAAAGGCGTGCTTTATACCCCGCCAACCACAGCTTGTATTCTACCTGGTCTCACGCGCGACACTATCATTCATTTGGCGAAAAAACGCGGTTATGAAGTACGTGAAGAGCCAATAGCACGTGAAGCACTTTATCTTGCTGATGAATTCTTTATGGTTGGTACCGCAGCGGAAGTAGTACCTGTTCGCAGCGTAGACAAAATTACGGTGGGTAATGGTGGTCGTGGTCCAATTACAGAAGAGTTACAGCAGGCCTATTTTGCTTTGGTTAAAGGTCAAGCTGATGACGAAAATGGCTGGTTAGAATACGTAAACGAATAA
- the ilvD gene encoding dihydroxy-acid dehydratase, whose translation MAKLRSKTTTEGRQRAGARALWRATGMTDSDFHKPIVAVVNSYTQFVPGHVHLNQLSALMADAITEAGGVPREFNTIAIDDGIAMGHGGMLYSLPSRDLIADSVEYMVNAHCADAMVCISNCDKITPGMLLAALRLNIPVIFVSGGPMEAGKTRLADIDLKLDLVDAMVKGADPTVSDEDSEQIERSACPTCGSCSGMFTANSMNCLLEALGLALPGNGTTLATHKDRHQLYLGAANRIMALCDEYYGKDNEQVLPRNIANQAAFMNAMTLDIAMGGSSNTVLHLLAAAQEGFVDFDMNDIDRLSRSTPFLCKVAPATQQYHIEDVHRAGGIMAILNELAKGDKLDLSVGHVAGGNLGEVIARWNAADRDNERAKTFYRAGPAGIRTTQAMSQEYRWDELDLDREGGCIRSIEHAFRQDGGLAVLKGNLAPDGCIVKSAGVADEMLRFTGPAVVFESQDDAVEGILGGQVKKGDVVIIRYEGPKGGPGMQEMLYPTSYLKSMGLDKDCALLTDGRFSGGTSGLSIGHASPEAASGGNLALVENGDVVAIDIYNRSIDVKLDDTELALRHEKQVARGKEAYKPVNRERYVSPALKAYALLATSADKGAVRDLQKLEELG comes from the coding sequence ATGGCTAAATTACGGAGCAAAACAACTACTGAGGGCAGACAACGCGCGGGTGCTCGTGCATTGTGGCGAGCAACGGGAATGACGGACAGTGATTTCCATAAACCGATCGTTGCGGTCGTGAATTCATATACCCAATTTGTTCCGGGTCATGTTCACCTCAATCAACTTAGCGCACTGATGGCAGATGCGATAACGGAAGCCGGCGGCGTACCGCGCGAATTTAATACCATTGCCATCGATGATGGTATCGCCATGGGCCACGGCGGTATGCTTTACTCGTTACCGTCTCGAGACTTAATTGCAGATTCGGTTGAGTACATGGTTAATGCCCATTGTGCCGATGCCATGGTGTGTATTTCTAACTGCGATAAAATCACTCCAGGTATGTTACTTGCGGCACTGCGGTTGAATATTCCGGTGATCTTTGTCTCCGGCGGCCCAATGGAGGCGGGTAAAACTCGCTTAGCGGATATCGATTTAAAGTTAGATCTTGTCGATGCTATGGTTAAAGGTGCTGATCCAACTGTGAGCGATGAAGATTCTGAGCAAATTGAGCGCTCGGCTTGTCCTACTTGTGGCTCGTGTTCAGGTATGTTTACTGCCAACTCGATGAACTGTCTACTAGAAGCGCTGGGCTTAGCGTTGCCTGGCAATGGTACGACACTTGCGACACATAAAGACCGCCATCAACTTTATCTGGGTGCTGCAAATCGTATCATGGCTTTATGCGATGAATACTATGGCAAAGACAATGAGCAAGTGCTGCCACGCAACATTGCTAACCAAGCCGCATTTATGAACGCCATGACTTTGGATATTGCGATGGGCGGTTCATCCAATACCGTGCTGCATTTATTGGCGGCAGCGCAAGAAGGCTTTGTCGATTTTGATATGAATGACATAGACCGCTTATCTCGTAGCACACCATTTTTATGTAAAGTGGCTCCGGCAACACAGCAGTATCACATTGAAGATGTTCACCGTGCTGGCGGCATTATGGCCATTCTCAACGAGCTGGCCAAAGGCGATAAATTGGACTTGTCGGTGGGACATGTTGCTGGCGGAAATTTAGGTGAAGTTATTGCGCGTTGGAATGCCGCAGACCGTGATAACGAACGGGCAAAAACTTTCTATCGCGCGGGACCTGCAGGGATCCGCACCACCCAAGCAATGAGCCAAGAGTATCGCTGGGATGAGCTTGATTTAGACCGTGAAGGCGGCTGTATTCGCTCCATCGAGCATGCCTTTAGGCAAGATGGCGGCCTTGCAGTATTGAAAGGTAACTTAGCGCCTGATGGTTGTATCGTGAAAAGTGCAGGGGTGGCCGATGAAATGCTGCGCTTTACGGGGCCGGCTGTAGTATTTGAATCTCAAGACGATGCCGTCGAGGGAATACTGGGTGGCCAAGTTAAGAAAGGTGATGTGGTGATCATCCGTTATGAAGGACCTAAAGGTGGTCCGGGTATGCAAGAAATGCTTTACCCAACCAGCTATCTTAAATCTATGGGGCTAGATAAAGACTGCGCTTTACTTACCGATGGCCGTTTCTCAGGTGGTACTTCTGGACTTTCTATTGGCCATGCTTCTCCAGAGGCTGCCAGTGGTGGCAATTTAGCGCTGGTTGAAAACGGCGATGTTGTCGCTATCGACATCTATAACCGCAGTATTGACGTTAAACTGGACGACACCGAGTTAGCGCTGCGCCATGAAAAGCAAGTCGCTCGTGGCAAAGAAGCGTACAAACCAGTTAACAGAGAGCGCTATGTGAGTCCCGCGCTAAAAGCCTACGCACTGCTTGCAACGAGTGCAGACAAGGGCGCGGTGCGTGACTTACAAAAACTAGAGGAGCTGGGCTAG